Proteins co-encoded in one Bradyrhizobium sp. 170 genomic window:
- the mraY gene encoding phospho-N-acetylmuramoyl-pentapeptide-transferase, whose protein sequence is MFYWLIELSNTVPGFGIFRGAFNVFRYITFRTGGAMVTGALFVFLFGPWIIDHLRLRQGKGQPIRADGPQSHLISKKGTPTMGGLMILSGLVVSTLLWANPLNPYVWIVLAVTLGFGFVGFYDDYLKVTKQSHSGFAGKLRLLIEAVIAIVACYALVRLGRDATSTSLAVPFLKDVVINFGWFFVIFGAFVIVGAGNAVNLTDGLDGLAIVPVMIAAASFGMISYLTGNAVFSDYLQIRYVAGTGELAVLCGAVLGAGLGFLWFNAPPASIFMGDTGSLALGGMLGATAVAVKHEIVLAVIGGLFVLEAVSVIVQVASFKLTGKRVFRMAPLHHHFEQKGWTEPQIVIRFWIISVMLALAGLSTLKLR, encoded by the coding sequence ATGTTTTACTGGCTGATCGAGCTTTCCAATACCGTCCCGGGTTTTGGTATCTTCCGCGGCGCGTTCAACGTGTTTCGCTACATCACCTTCCGCACCGGCGGGGCGATGGTGACGGGCGCGCTGTTCGTATTCCTGTTCGGGCCCTGGATCATCGATCACCTGCGGCTTCGGCAAGGCAAGGGCCAGCCGATCCGCGCTGACGGGCCGCAATCACACCTGATCTCCAAGAAGGGCACGCCGACGATGGGCGGGCTGATGATCCTCTCAGGCCTCGTGGTCTCGACGCTGCTGTGGGCCAATCCGCTCAATCCTTATGTCTGGATCGTGCTGGCGGTGACGCTCGGCTTCGGCTTCGTCGGTTTCTACGACGACTATCTGAAGGTGACGAAACAGAGCCACAGCGGTTTCGCCGGCAAGCTGCGGCTCCTGATCGAAGCGGTGATCGCGATCGTGGCCTGCTACGCGCTGGTGCGGCTCGGCCGCGACGCGACCTCGACCTCGCTTGCGGTACCCTTCCTGAAGGATGTGGTGATCAATTTCGGCTGGTTCTTCGTGATCTTCGGCGCCTTCGTCATCGTCGGCGCCGGCAACGCGGTGAACCTGACCGACGGCCTCGACGGCCTTGCGATCGTGCCGGTCATGATCGCCGCCGCGAGTTTCGGCATGATCTCGTATCTGACCGGCAATGCGGTCTTCTCCGACTATCTGCAGATCAGATACGTCGCCGGCACCGGCGAGCTCGCGGTGCTGTGTGGCGCGGTGCTCGGCGCCGGCCTCGGATTCCTCTGGTTCAACGCGCCGCCGGCTTCGATCTTCATGGGCGACACCGGCTCGCTCGCGCTCGGCGGCATGCTTGGTGCGACGGCGGTTGCGGTCAAGCATGAGATCGTGCTGGCCGTGATCGGCGGATTGTTCGTGCTGGAAGCCGTCTCCGTGATCGTGCAGGTCGCCTCGTTCAAGCTGACGGGCAAACGCGTGTTCCGGATGGCGCCGCTGCATCATCATTTCGAGCAGAAGGGCTGGACCGAGCCGCAGATCGTGATCCGGTTCTGGATCATCTCGGTGATGCTGGCGCTGGCCGGCCTCTCCACGTTGAAGCTGCGGTGA
- the ftsW gene encoding putative lipid II flippase FtsW, with protein MLARDQRTPFSDWWWTVDKLLLGAIMALMLGGVILSLAASPPVATRIGLDPFHFFGRHVLFLLPSLMVLIGVSFLSPKHIRRLALLVFVVSILLIVATLVFGAEVKGSRRWITLLGVNIQASESAKPAFVVMAAWLFAESTKRPEMPATSMAIVLLLTLVALLVMEPDFGQTMLILMVWGALFFIAGMRMIWVAGLAGVSAAGLFGAYLLVPHVAGRIRRFMNPASGDTFQVDMAMEAFWNGGWFGLGPGEGIAKRSLPDSHTDFVFAVAAEEFGIILCLALVALFAFVVIRTLTRAYSSEDMFARFAASGLAILFGVQAAINMAVNLQLIPAKGMTLPFISYGGSSIISLAYGVGMMLALTRQRPRTEVESMNAAGVARGYA; from the coding sequence ATGCTCGCCCGTGACCAACGCACGCCGTTTTCGGACTGGTGGTGGACCGTGGATAAGCTGTTGCTCGGCGCGATCATGGCGCTGATGCTGGGCGGCGTCATCCTGTCACTGGCGGCGAGCCCGCCGGTGGCGACGCGGATCGGGCTCGATCCCTTCCATTTCTTTGGCCGGCACGTGCTGTTCCTGCTGCCTTCCTTGATGGTGCTGATCGGGGTGTCGTTCCTGTCGCCGAAGCATATCCGCCGCCTCGCGTTGCTGGTGTTCGTGGTCTCGATCCTGCTGATCGTGGCGACGCTGGTCTTCGGCGCGGAGGTGAAGGGGTCGCGGCGCTGGATCACGCTGCTTGGCGTCAACATCCAGGCCTCCGAATCCGCAAAACCCGCTTTCGTGGTGATGGCGGCGTGGCTGTTTGCGGAATCGACCAAGCGGCCCGAAATGCCGGCGACGTCGATGGCGATCGTGCTGTTGCTGACGCTGGTGGCGCTGCTGGTGATGGAACCGGATTTCGGCCAGACCATGCTGATCCTGATGGTGTGGGGCGCGCTGTTCTTCATCGCTGGTATGCGGATGATCTGGGTGGCCGGCCTTGCCGGCGTCTCGGCGGCCGGATTGTTCGGCGCCTATCTGCTGGTGCCGCATGTCGCGGGCCGCATCCGGCGATTCATGAATCCGGCCTCCGGCGACACGTTCCAGGTCGACATGGCGATGGAGGCGTTCTGGAACGGCGGCTGGTTCGGCCTCGGGCCCGGCGAAGGCATTGCCAAACGCAGCCTGCCGGACAGCCATACCGACTTCGTGTTCGCGGTGGCCGCCGAAGAGTTCGGCATCATCCTGTGCCTGGCGCTGGTCGCGCTGTTCGCCTTCGTCGTGATCCGGACGCTGACGCGCGCCTATTCGAGCGAGGACATGTTCGCGCGCTTTGCGGCGTCGGGGCTTGCGATCCTGTTCGGCGTGCAGGCCGCGATCAACATGGCGGTCAATCTGCAACTGATCCCGGCCAAGGGCATGACGCTGCCCTTCATCTCCTATGGCGGCTCGTCGATCATCTCGCTGGCCTACGGCGTCGGCATGATGCTGGCGCTGACACGGCAGCGTCCGCGCACCGAGGTGGAATCGATGAACGCGGCCGGCGTGGCGCGCGGTTACGCTTGA
- the murC gene encoding UDP-N-acetylmuramate--L-alanine ligase — MRLPREIGPIHFVGIGGIGMSGIAEVLSNLGYTVQGSDASESGNVARLREKGITVSVGHKAENVDGADVVVVSTAIKRDNPELMAARAQRIPVVRRAEMLAELMRLKSCVAIAGTHGKTTTTTMVATLLDAGDLDPTVINGGIINAYGSNARLGAGEWMVVEADESDGTFLKLPSDVVIVTNIDPEHLDHFKTFEAIQDAFRNFVENVPFYGFAVMCTDHPVVQSLVGKIEDRRIITYGENPQADARLVDLTPTGGGSTFKVVFRNRKTDATHEISDLMLPMPGRHNASNATAAIAVAHELGMSDEAIRKAIAGFGGVKRRFTRTGEWNGVTVIDDYGHHPVEISAVLKAARESTNGKVIAVVQPHRFTRLQSLFEEFCTCFNDADAVVVAEVYPAGEAPIPGIDRDSFVLGLRAHGHREVIPLQSSAELAKVVRGLAGPGDFVVCLGAGNITQWAYALPDELKALG; from the coding sequence ATGAGACTGCCGCGCGAGATCGGACCCATTCACTTCGTCGGGATCGGCGGCATCGGCATGAGCGGCATCGCCGAGGTCTTAAGCAACCTGGGTTATACCGTGCAGGGCTCGGACGCCTCCGAGAGCGGCAACGTCGCGCGGCTGCGGGAGAAGGGGATTACGGTTTCGGTCGGCCACAAGGCCGAGAATGTCGATGGCGCCGACGTGGTCGTGGTCTCGACCGCGATCAAGCGTGACAATCCGGAACTGATGGCGGCCCGCGCCCAGCGCATTCCGGTGGTGCGCCGGGCCGAAATGCTGGCCGAGCTGATGCGGCTGAAAAGCTGCGTCGCGATTGCCGGCACCCACGGCAAGACCACCACGACGACGATGGTGGCGACACTGCTCGATGCCGGCGATCTCGATCCGACCGTGATCAACGGCGGTATCATCAATGCCTACGGCTCCAACGCGCGGCTGGGCGCGGGCGAGTGGATGGTGGTCGAAGCCGATGAGAGCGACGGCACGTTCCTGAAGCTGCCGTCCGATGTCGTGATCGTCACCAACATCGATCCCGAACATCTCGACCACTTCAAGACTTTCGAGGCGATCCAGGACGCATTCCGTAATTTCGTCGAGAACGTGCCGTTCTACGGCTTTGCCGTGATGTGCACCGATCATCCTGTGGTGCAGAGCCTCGTCGGCAAGATCGAGGACCGCCGCATCATCACCTATGGCGAGAACCCGCAGGCCGACGCGCGGCTGGTCGACCTGACGCCGACCGGCGGCGGATCGACATTCAAGGTCGTGTTCCGCAACCGCAAGACCGACGCCACCCACGAGATATCTGACCTCATGCTGCCGATGCCGGGACGGCATAACGCGTCGAATGCCACGGCGGCGATCGCGGTGGCGCATGAGCTCGGCATGTCCGACGAGGCGATCCGCAAGGCGATCGCCGGCTTCGGCGGCGTCAAGCGGCGCTTTACCCGGACCGGGGAGTGGAACGGTGTCACCGTCATCGACGATTACGGCCATCACCCGGTCGAGATATCAGCCGTCCTTAAAGCGGCGCGTGAATCGACCAACGGCAAGGTCATAGCCGTGGTGCAGCCGCATCGCTTCACCCGCCTGCAATCGCTGTTCGAAGAATTCTGCACCTGCTTCAACGACGCCGATGCGGTCGTGGTCGCCGAGGTTTATCCGGCCGGCGAGGCGCCGATCCCGGGCATCGACCGCGACAGTTTCGTGCTCGGCCTGCGCGCCCATGGCCATCGCGAGGTGATCCCGCTGCAGAGTTCGGCGGAGTTGGCAAAGGTGGTTCGCGGCCTCGCAGGCCCCGGCGACTTTGTCGTGTGCCTGGGGGCCGGCAACATCACGCAATGGGCTTACGCGTTGCCGGACGAATTGAAGGCGCTGGGGTGA
- the murG gene encoding undecaprenyldiphospho-muramoylpentapeptide beta-N-acetylglucosaminyltransferase: MDKKAPLILLAAGGTGGHLFPAEALGVELIKRGLRVRLATDARALRYSGLFTRDNIDVVPSETVRGRSLVSLMRTAYMLGYGTLVAARLVRRLKPAAVVGFGGYPTLPPLMAARLLGVPGIIHDANAVLGRANRFLSRRVNAIATSLPGVLDRDPDLAGKTTTVGTPMRPAVLTAAAVPFASPEPNGPLRLLVVGGSQGARVMSDIVPGAIEKLEPMLWSRLVLTQQVRKEDMGRVRAIYERRRINAELAPFFTDLPARLASSHLVISRSGAGTVAELAAIGRPSILVPLPGAIDQDQFANAGVLAQVDGALRIPQAEFTPDRLAAEISAFAAEPARLTAMASAARRVGRLDAAERLADLVMKTAGI, encoded by the coding sequence ATGGACAAAAAAGCGCCTCTCATTCTACTCGCCGCGGGCGGCACCGGCGGTCATCTGTTTCCCGCCGAAGCGCTGGGCGTCGAGCTCATCAAGCGCGGCCTGCGGGTGCGTCTGGCAACCGACGCCCGCGCGCTGCGCTACAGCGGACTGTTCACCAGGGACAATATCGACGTGGTGCCGAGCGAGACCGTGCGCGGCCGCTCGCTGGTGTCGCTGATGCGCACCGCTTACATGCTCGGTTACGGCACGCTGGTTGCCGCCAGGCTGGTGCGGCGGCTAAAACCCGCCGCCGTGGTTGGCTTCGGCGGCTATCCGACGCTGCCGCCGCTGATGGCGGCAAGGCTGCTCGGCGTGCCCGGCATCATTCATGACGCCAACGCCGTGCTCGGCCGCGCCAACCGCTTTCTTTCCCGTCGCGTCAACGCCATTGCCACCTCGCTGCCGGGCGTGCTCGATCGCGATCCTGATCTCGCGGGCAAGACGACGACCGTCGGCACGCCGATGCGTCCCGCGGTCCTCACGGCTGCCGCCGTGCCGTTTGCGTCTCCCGAACCGAATGGGCCGCTGCGCCTGCTGGTGGTCGGCGGCAGCCAGGGCGCGCGGGTCATGAGCGATATCGTGCCGGGCGCCATCGAAAAGCTGGAGCCGATGCTGTGGAGCCGCCTGGTTCTGACGCAGCAGGTGCGCAAGGAAGACATGGGGCGAGTGCGCGCGATCTATGAGCGGCGCAGGATCAATGCCGAACTCGCGCCGTTCTTTACCGACCTGCCGGCGCGGCTGGCGTCCAGCCATCTCGTGATCTCGCGCTCCGGCGCCGGCACGGTGGCGGAACTCGCCGCGATTGGCCGGCCCTCGATTCTGGTGCCGCTGCCCGGCGCGATCGACCAGGACCAGTTCGCCAATGCCGGCGTGCTGGCGCAGGTGGACGGGGCCTTGCGGATCCCGCAGGCCGAATTCACGCCCGACCGGCTGGCAGCGGAAATCTCCGCCTTTGCCGCCGAACCGGCGCGGCTGACCGCGATGGCATCAGCCGCCCGCAGGGTGGGCCGACTCGACGCCGCCGAACGGCTGGCCGATCTGGTGATGAAAACCGCCGGAATCTAG
- a CDS encoding DUF5107 domain-containing protein has product MAIHAPARTLAVLTATFAFPAVVDAASPASDGVSLTESTISWSAVKYATSTENGFVDGSLDKKTIVDRTFKIHVLENRYLKVMLVPEFGGRILSIIYKPTGHEQLYRTEVGVPYGMTAGVFYYDWLMVYGGIFPTFPDAEHGRTWLKPWDFKVVKESAGEVTVSMSLKDDFAYSAAPSQFLKGSTGIEATYYVTLKADRAALDARVVLKNSQARAIDYEYWTCTTLAPGSDPNNPKTTGGAEIVAPIEAYSTPRWSANLSEGDESAGAGRSRFEKLRYFRNWPTMGIAYAAPDMQGGNFWGVINHDNEEGIIRIADNTVTPGLKMWTWGYQSFTNETDARKDPNEARPYVELWAGVSDQFFHRAQLPARGEVSITETYSPIVGMSSVTAANENILINFSAAASGVNLQFFSIEPAMPLRVTLKRGDAILFNDTVTADPKNGNRISAAIPAGHSGEQVRLTITTTEGKELIAAETRIK; this is encoded by the coding sequence ATGGCAATTCATGCTCCCGCACGTACTCTTGCGGTGCTCACGGCGACCTTTGCGTTTCCTGCCGTCGTAGATGCGGCTTCGCCGGCGTCCGACGGCGTGTCTCTCACCGAGTCGACGATTTCGTGGAGCGCCGTCAAATACGCGACCTCTACGGAGAACGGATTCGTCGACGGGTCGCTCGACAAGAAGACCATCGTCGATCGCACGTTCAAGATCCACGTGCTCGAGAATCGCTATCTGAAGGTAATGCTCGTGCCCGAATTCGGCGGACGCATTCTTTCCATCATCTACAAGCCGACCGGCCACGAGCAACTTTATCGTACCGAAGTCGGCGTGCCCTATGGGATGACGGCCGGCGTCTTTTATTACGACTGGTTGATGGTGTATGGCGGCATCTTCCCCACCTTCCCGGATGCCGAGCACGGCAGGACGTGGCTGAAGCCGTGGGATTTCAAGGTGGTGAAGGAGAGTGCCGGCGAAGTGACGGTGTCGATGTCGCTTAAGGATGATTTCGCGTATTCCGCGGCACCAAGCCAGTTCCTCAAGGGCTCGACGGGCATCGAAGCGACTTACTATGTCACGCTGAAAGCCGATCGCGCCGCACTTGATGCGCGCGTGGTGCTGAAAAACTCGCAAGCCAGGGCGATCGATTACGAGTACTGGACGTGCACGACGCTCGCGCCGGGATCGGATCCGAATAACCCCAAGACGACCGGCGGCGCCGAAATCGTCGCGCCGATCGAAGCCTACAGCACACCCCGCTGGTCGGCCAATCTGTCCGAAGGCGACGAGAGCGCAGGCGCGGGCAGGAGCCGTTTCGAAAAACTGCGCTACTTCAGGAACTGGCCGACGATGGGCATCGCGTACGCGGCGCCCGATATGCAGGGCGGGAATTTCTGGGGTGTGATCAACCACGACAACGAGGAGGGGATCATCCGCATCGCCGACAATACGGTCACGCCGGGCCTGAAGATGTGGACGTGGGGATATCAGTCGTTCACGAACGAAACCGACGCACGCAAAGACCCGAATGAAGCGCGGCCTTACGTCGAATTGTGGGCCGGCGTATCGGACCAGTTCTTCCACCGCGCTCAGCTTCCCGCACGGGGCGAAGTGTCGATTACGGAGACCTACAGCCCGATCGTCGGCATGAGCAGCGTGACGGCTGCGAACGAGAATATCCTGATCAATTTTTCGGCCGCGGCATCGGGCGTGAATCTTCAGTTCTTCAGCATCGAACCGGCCATGCCGTTGCGCGTCACGTTGAAGCGCGGCGATGCGATATTGTTCAACGACACCGTGACAGCCGACCCGAAAAACGGAAATCGCATTTCCGCGGCGATTCCTGCAGGCCACAGCGGTGAACAGGTGCGGCTGACGATCACGACCACGGAAGGCAAGGAGCTGATCGCGGCCGAGACAAGAATAAAGTGA
- the murD gene encoding UDP-N-acetylmuramoyl-L-alanine--D-glutamate ligase, which produces MIPVTSFAGKTVAVFGLGGSGLASCHALKAGGAEVIAGDDSADNVAKAAQAGFTTADLRMVSWSNFAALILTPGAPLTHPAPHWSVLMARQAGCEVIGDIELFCRERRRHAPDAPFVAITGTNGKSTTTALIAHLMKVAGYDTQMGGNIGTAILSLEPPRMGRVHVVEMSSYQIDLAPSLDPSVGILLNISEDHIDRHGTLEHYAAVKARLVAGVQPQGTSIVGVDDGWCRNIADRLDQAGKRVVRISVKNPQPDGVYVERETIVQASGGARREIARLGGIGSLRGLHNAQNAACASACALAMGISTDTLQNGLRSFPGLAHRMEQVGRRGNVLFVNDSKGTNADAAAHALSSFADIFWIAGGKPKQGGITGLAEYFPRIRKAYLIGEAAQEFAGTLGERVPHEISETLEVAVATAARDAEASGIADPVVLLSPACASFDQYRNFEIRGTKFRDLVTALPGVKPVV; this is translated from the coding sequence ATGATCCCCGTCACGTCATTTGCTGGCAAGACGGTCGCCGTCTTCGGCCTCGGCGGTTCCGGCCTTGCGAGCTGCCACGCGCTGAAGGCCGGCGGCGCGGAAGTGATCGCGGGCGACGACTCTGCCGACAATGTCGCCAAAGCGGCGCAGGCCGGTTTCACCACCGCCGATCTGCGCATGGTGTCGTGGTCGAATTTTGCGGCGCTGATCCTCACCCCCGGCGCGCCGCTCACCCATCCGGCGCCGCATTGGTCGGTGCTGATGGCGCGGCAGGCCGGCTGCGAGGTGATCGGCGACATCGAATTGTTCTGCCGCGAGCGACGGCGCCACGCGCCGGACGCGCCGTTCGTCGCCATCACCGGCACCAACGGCAAGTCGACCACGACCGCGCTGATCGCGCATCTGATGAAGGTTGCCGGTTACGACACCCAGATGGGCGGCAATATCGGCACCGCGATCCTGTCGCTGGAGCCGCCGCGCATGGGACGCGTGCATGTGGTCGAGATGTCGTCCTACCAGATCGATCTTGCGCCCTCGCTCGATCCGTCGGTCGGCATTCTCTTGAATATCAGCGAAGACCATATCGACCGCCACGGCACGCTGGAGCATTACGCGGCCGTGAAGGCGCGGCTGGTTGCCGGCGTCCAGCCGCAGGGCACGTCGATCGTCGGCGTCGATGACGGCTGGTGCCGCAACATCGCCGACCGGCTCGACCAGGCCGGCAAGCGCGTGGTGCGGATATCAGTGAAGAACCCGCAGCCCGACGGCGTCTATGTCGAGCGCGAAACCATCGTGCAGGCCTCCGGCGGCGCCCGCCGTGAGATTGCGAGGCTAGGCGGCATCGGTTCGCTGCGCGGCCTGCACAACGCGCAGAACGCAGCCTGCGCTTCGGCCTGCGCGCTGGCGATGGGCATCTCGACCGACACGTTACAAAACGGCCTGCGCAGCTTTCCAGGCCTCGCGCACCGCATGGAGCAGGTCGGCCGCCGCGGCAACGTGCTGTTCGTCAACGACTCCAAGGGCACCAATGCGGACGCCGCCGCGCATGCGCTGTCGTCGTTCGCCGATATCTTCTGGATCGCCGGCGGCAAGCCGAAGCAGGGCGGCATCACCGGCCTCGCCGAATACTTCCCCCGCATCCGCAAAGCCTATCTGATCGGCGAAGCCGCGCAGGAATTTGCGGGGACCCTGGGCGAGCGCGTGCCGCACGAGATTTCCGAAACGCTAGAGGTCGCGGTAGCGACCGCCGCGCGCGACGCGGAAGCGTCAGGGATCGCCGATCCGGTGGTGCTGCTGTCGCCCGCCTGCGCGTCGTTCGACCAGTACCGCAATTTCGAAATCCGCGGCACGAAGTTCCGCGATCTGGTGACGGCGTTGCCGGGCGTCAAGCCGGTGGTGTGA
- the murF gene encoding UDP-N-acetylmuramoyl-tripeptide--D-alanyl-D-alanine ligase — MSTAPLWTVAEVARALGLSGEYPDTPIDFVTQDSRLVKPGCLFVALSGTPSGGFISSFASARDGWEFADKAEAAGAAAMIVPHRIDGVSVSQLIVKDTLIDGLWTLARAARARFAGPVIGLTGSAGKTSTKEFLAAYPGAYASPSSFNNFWGVPLTLCNASPEASVWVVEMGMNQSGEIARLSELTKPTVALVVNVQPVHLEKLGSLEAIRREKVSIAQGLPKDGVLVLPGDVEAPEWNGKVVRFGEASEVRELQHTAEGESWNAAADVNGKPIEFGLTPGAPHRLQNALAALASIHAAGLEPAALAKELSHVGIMTGRGVEQAAHGVTVIDDSFNGNPASMVAALGSLKARPVKAGRRIAILGDMLELGADAPGYHEKLAGDLPGIDGIYCVGPLMRHLYDLVPAERALGWHADPATLDPREIAALLRDGDVVVVKGSKKMFWVNKFVPRLLAALQAKA, encoded by the coding sequence ATGAGCACGGCGCCATTGTGGACGGTTGCCGAAGTCGCGCGCGCGCTCGGGCTATCAGGCGAATATCCGGATACGCCGATTGATTTCGTCACGCAGGACAGCCGGCTGGTGAAACCAGGCTGCCTGTTCGTGGCGTTGAGCGGTACGCCGAGCGGCGGCTTCATCTCCAGTTTCGCCAGCGCGCGCGACGGCTGGGAATTCGCCGACAAGGCGGAAGCCGCCGGCGCGGCGGCGATGATCGTTCCGCATCGGATCGACGGCGTCAGCGTTTCGCAGTTGATCGTCAAGGACACGCTGATCGATGGCCTTTGGACGCTCGCGCGCGCCGCGCGGGCGCGGTTTGCCGGCCCGGTGATCGGCCTGACCGGCAGCGCCGGCAAGACCAGCACCAAGGAATTCCTTGCCGCGTATCCTGGCGCCTATGCCAGCCCGAGCAGTTTCAACAATTTCTGGGGCGTGCCGCTGACGCTTTGCAATGCCAGCCCCGAGGCGAGCGTGTGGGTCGTCGAAATGGGCATGAACCAATCAGGCGAGATCGCGCGGCTCAGCGAACTGACAAAGCCCACCGTGGCGCTGGTCGTGAACGTCCAGCCGGTGCATCTGGAAAAGCTCGGCAGCCTGGAAGCGATCCGGCGCGAGAAGGTGAGCATCGCGCAAGGCTTGCCCAAGGACGGCGTGCTGGTGTTGCCTGGAGATGTCGAGGCGCCGGAATGGAACGGCAAGGTCGTTCGCTTCGGCGAAGCATCAGAGGTCCGGGAGCTGCAGCATACCGCCGAGGGCGAGAGCTGGAACGCCGCCGCTGATGTGAACGGCAAGCCGATCGAATTCGGCCTGACGCCCGGTGCGCCGCATCGCCTGCAGAACGCGCTTGCCGCGCTGGCCTCCATCCATGCCGCCGGGCTCGAACCTGCGGCGCTGGCCAAAGAGCTCAGCCATGTCGGCATCATGACCGGCCGCGGCGTGGAGCAGGCAGCCCATGGCGTCACCGTGATCGACGACAGTTTTAACGGCAACCCGGCCAGCATGGTGGCCGCGCTTGGCAGCCTGAAGGCGCGGCCGGTGAAGGCCGGCCGGCGCATCGCCATTCTCGGCGACATGCTGGAACTGGGAGCTGACGCGCCCGGCTATCACGAGAAGCTCGCAGGCGACCTCCCGGGCATCGACGGCATTTACTGCGTCGGCCCGCTGATGCGCCATTTATACGATCTTGTGCCGGCGGAGCGGGCGCTCGGCTGGCATGCAGACCCGGCCACGCTCGATCCCCGGGAAATCGCCGCTTTGCTGCGGGACGGGGACGTGGTGGTCGTCAAGGGCAGCAAAAAGATGTTCTGGGTGAACAAGTTTGTGCCAAGGCTGCTGGCCGCCTTGCAGGCAAAGGCGTAA
- a CDS encoding UDP-N-acetylmuramoyl-L-alanyl-D-glutamate--2,6-diaminopimelate ligase → MKLRDLFSDDAAIEPQAEAVDVKGLAVDSRAVKPGDLFFALAGSKTDGSRFIDSAIQAGAVAVAGDHASPGGLRVPLVVTSNPRRALALAAARFYPRQPATTAAVTGTSGKTSVAAFTRQIWERLGHAAASIGTIGLVSPKRTVYGSLTTPDPIALHRQLDEITGDGVTHLAFEASSHGLDQFRLDGVRIAAGGFTNLTRDHMDYHPDVAHYLAAKLRLFRDLVAPDGAAVISADHECSPEVIEAARTRGLRIIAVGRHGDGAGEGIRLVEAAVEGFAQKLTLEHRGRKHTIKLPLVGEFQIENALVAAGLAIGTGSEADAVLATLEHLEGAKGRLERVGEHNGAPIFVDYAHKPDALAKALQALRPYAKRKLVVIFGAGGDRDAGKRPIMGAIAAENADQIIVTDDNPRSENPATIRAAILAAAKGASDIGDRTEAIKAGIAALQPGDVLLIAGKGHETGQIVGDKVLPFSDHEAVAAALAARVT, encoded by the coding sequence ATGAAACTTCGCGACCTCTTCAGCGATGACGCTGCGATCGAGCCGCAGGCGGAAGCTGTCGATGTGAAAGGCCTCGCAGTCGACAGCCGCGCGGTGAAACCGGGCGACCTGTTCTTTGCGCTCGCCGGCAGCAAGACCGACGGCTCACGCTTCATCGATTCGGCGATACAGGCGGGGGCTGTCGCGGTCGCCGGTGACCATGCGTCGCCCGGCGGCCTCCGCGTGCCCCTTGTCGTCACGTCAAATCCGCGCCGCGCGCTGGCGCTGGCCGCGGCGCGATTTTATCCGCGTCAGCCCGCGACAACAGCAGCGGTGACCGGGACCAGCGGCAAGACCTCGGTCGCAGCCTTCACGCGCCAGATCTGGGAACGGCTCGGCCATGCCGCGGCCAGCATCGGCACCATCGGTCTGGTTTCGCCGAAGCGCACGGTGTACGGCTCGCTGACGACGCCGGACCCGATCGCGCTGCACAGGCAGCTCGACGAAATCACGGGCGATGGCGTCACGCATCTCGCCTTCGAGGCGTCCTCGCACGGGCTCGACCAGTTCCGGCTGGACGGCGTGCGCATCGCCGCCGGCGGTTTTACCAATCTCACGCGCGACCACATGGATTATCACCCTGACGTCGCGCATTACCTGGCCGCCAAGCTGCGGTTGTTCCGCGATCTCGTCGCGCCTGATGGTGCGGCGGTGATCTCGGCCGATCATGAGTGCTCGCCGGAAGTGATCGAGGCGGCGCGGACGCGGGGCTTGCGGATCATCGCCGTGGGCCGCCATGGGGACGGGGCAGGCGAGGGTATCCGCCTTGTCGAAGCTGCGGTCGAAGGCTTTGCGCAAAAGCTCACGCTCGAACATCGTGGGCGTAAGCACACAATCAAGCTGCCGCTGGTCGGCGAGTTCCAGATCGAGAATGCGCTGGTTGCCGCAGGGCTGGCGATCGGCACCGGCAGCGAGGCGGATGCCGTCTTAGCGACACTGGAACATCTCGAAGGCGCCAAGGGGCGGCTGGAACGGGTCGGCGAACACAACGGCGCGCCGATCTTCGTCGATTACGCGCACAAGCCGGACGCGCTGGCGAAGGCGCTGCAGGCGCTGCGGCCTTACGCGAAACGCAAGCTCGTCGTCATCTTCGGCGCCGGCGGCGACCGCGACGCCGGAAAGCGCCCGATCATGGGCGCGATTGCGGCCGAGAATGCCGATCAAATCATCGTCACCGACGACAATCCGCGCAGCGAAAATCCGGCAACGATCCGCGCCGCCATTCTGGCGGCGGCGAAGGGCGCAAGCGACATCGGCGATCGCACTGAGGCGATCAAAGCTGGGATAGCGGCGCTGCAGCCCGGCGATGTGCTCTTGATCGCCGGCAAGGGGCATGAGACCGGCCAGATCGTCGGCGACAAGGTTTTGCCGTTCAGCGATCACGAGGCGGTGGCGGCCGCGTTGGCAGCGAGGGTGACATGA